The Desulfobaculum xiamenense DNA window CTTTTCCGCGCCGTGAGAAGCGGGAAGTCCACGGAAGTTCCAGCGCTTCATGAAGCCCTGGAAGCCCTTGCCCTTGGAGGTTCCGGAAACCTTCACCTTATCGCCGGGCTGGAATATTTCAACGGTCAGATCCTGACCGAGTTCGTAACCCTCGACGGAGTCCAGACGGATCTCCTTGAGGTTGCGGTAGAAACCGCGGTCGGCCTTGGCCATATGCCCCTTGGCGGGCTTGTTGGCCTTGCTCTCCTCAATCTGTTCGAAGCCGATCTGAAGAGCGGCGTACTTATCGGTCGCGTCTTCCTTCTTCTGAAGGATAGGGCAGGGGCCCGCAGCGATGACCGTGACGGGAATAGCCGTGCCGTCATCGCCGAAGATCCGGGTCATACCCAGCTTGCGGCCCATGATGCCAAGCGTCTTAGCCATCATGAT harbors:
- the rplC gene encoding 50S ribosomal protein L3 translates to MAKTLGIMGRKLGMTRIFGDDGTAIPVTVIAAGPCPILQKKEDATDKYAALQIGFEQIEESKANKPAKGHMAKADRGFYRNLKEIRLDSVEGYELGQDLTVEIFQPGDKVKVSGTSKGKGFQGFMKRWNFRGLPASHGAEKVHRAPGSVGQCAWPSKVFKGKKMAGQMGNKKVTCINVEVLDVRPEDNLIILKGQVPGPKNGLVMVRKQ